The Diospyros lotus cultivar Yz01 chromosome 15, ASM1463336v1, whole genome shotgun sequence genome has a window encoding:
- the LOC127792176 gene encoding transcription factor TCP4-like, whose amino-acid sequence MGDTHHQTTSSRLGLRHAAAGEIVEVQGGHIVRSTGRKDRHSKVCTAKGPRDRRVRLSAHTAIQFYDVQDRLGYDRPSKAVDWLIKKARAAIDELDELPPWQPTTTTNANLEQEQPPPQSNQFAGGSSSTNPMMGEEIQNQLSENSASFLPPSLDSDAIADTIKSFFPMGANSGEPNSSAMQFHSFAPSQSQDLRLSLQSFPDPILLHHHHHQQQQQQQQQSATHHHAENRTIFSGPAPLGYDGSGWPEHQAAEIGRIQRMVAWNGGGDAGIGGGGGFLFNSPPPPSLISQNQFFSQRGPLQSSNTQSVRAWIDPSSIAAATHQNLSLPIYPSSLPGIGFASVGGGFHIPARIQGEEEEHDGVSDKPSSASSDSRH is encoded by the coding sequence ATGGGAGATACTCACCACCAGACAACCTCGTCAAGACTGGGCCTGAGGCACGCCGCCGCCGGCGAGATCGTCGAAGTCCAAGGCGGCCACATTGTGCGCTCTACCGGCCGGAAAGACCGCCACAGCAAGGTCTGCACCGCGAAGGGGCCGAGGGACCGACGCGTCCGGCTCTCGGCTCACACCGCCATTCAGTTCTACGACGTCCAGGACCGACTTGGCTACGACCGCCCCAGCAAGGCCGTCGACTGGCTCATTAAAAAGGCCAGGGCCGCCATCGACGAGCTTGACGAGCTGCCTCCGTGGCAGCCGACGACCACGACGAATGCCAATCTCGAGCAGGAACAACCACCGCCTCAGTCCAACCAGTTTGCCGGCGGCTCGTCCTCGACGAATCCTATGATGGGCGAGGAGATTCAGAACCAGCTCAGCGAGAACAGCGCCAGCTTCTTGCCGCCGTCGTTGGACTCCGACGCCATAGCCGATACAATCAAGTCGTTCTTCCCGATGGGCGCTAATTCGGGGGAGCCGAATTCCTCGGCTATGCAGTTCCACAGCTTCGCGCCGAGCCAGAGCCAAGATCTGAGGCTCTCGCTTCAATCCTTTCCGGACCCgattcttctccaccaccaccaccaccagcagcagcagcagcagcaacaacagaGCGCAACGCATCATCACGCTGAGAACCGAACCATTTTCTCTGGACCCGCCCCGCTGGGTTACGACGGGTCGGGCTGGCCCGAGCACCAGGCCGCGGAGATCGGGCGGATCCAGAGAATGGTCGCGTGGAACGGCGGTGGAGACGCCGGTattggcggcggcggcggattCCTCTTCAACTCGCCGCCTCCGCCGTCATTAATCAGCCAAAACCAGTTTTTTTCACAGAGGGGACCCCTTCAGTCCAGTAACACCCAGTCTGTTCGTGCTTGGATAGACCCGTCTTCCATTGCCGCCGCCACCCACCAAAACCTTTCGCTTCCCATCTATCCATCATCGCTTCCGGGGATTGGCTTTGCCTCCGTCGGCGGCGGGTTTCACATTCCAGCACGAATTCAGGGTGAAGAAGAGGAGCACGACGGTGTTTCCGACAAGCCGTCCTCTGCTTCCTCTGATTCTCGCCATTGA
- the LOC127792177 gene encoding protein IQ-DOMAIN 10-like, with translation MGSGNWFKAIVGLKKAKDKRSKQAKVHSANKKSNELNSSHVMNSSHLTGPDSSSSPVDGASGSEKAAVLRRLVEEIAAMRIQAAFRAHVERRAVQSLKGAVKFQGMIEAHTARKQASATLSHIHFWSNIQAQIRARRMCMVTEGQLRQKKLENQLKLEAKLRQIEEEWCGGAETMEEIISRIHQREEAAVKRERAMAYAFSHQWRANSGQYFGQAYYDLGKESWGWSWKERWIAVRPWETRVHAQPIASNKARNKSWRKGAKSTDPQVTKILVSVQPNSSNGGATTKQAPTLC, from the exons ATGGGTTCAGGAAATTGGTTCAAGGCCATAGTTGGTCTCAAGAAAGCGAAGGACAAGCGGTCCAAGCAAGCAAAG GTACACTCGGCTAACAAGAAGTCAAATGAGTTGAACTCGAGTCATGTTATGAACTCGAGTCATCTTACCGGGCCAGATTCATCGAGTAGCCCAGTGGATGGAGCGTCCGGCAGTGAAAAGGCGGCTGTTCTTCGCCGGCTGGTGGAGGAAATTGCGGCTATGCGCATTCAAGCTGCGTTTCGGGCACACGTG GAAAGACGAGCTGTGCAGAGTCTGAAGGGGGCTGTGAAATTTCAGGGTATGATAGAAGCTCACACTGCTAGAAAGCAGGCATCTGCCACGCTGAGCCACATCCATTTTTGGAGCAACATACAGGCTCAGATTCGAGCCCGCCGCATGTGCATGGTCACCGAGGGCCAATTAAGGCAAAAGAAGCTTGAAAATCAGCTCAAACTGGAGGCAAAGCTTCGTCAGATCGAG GAGGAATGGTGTGGGGGAGCAGAAACAATGGAGGAAATCATCTCCAGGATACACCAGAGAGAAGAAGCAGCCGTAAAGCGCGAGCGAGCCATGGCTTATGCTTTCTCCCACCAG TGGAGGGCCAACTCCGGCCAGTACTTTGGCCAGGCCTATTACGATCTCGGCAAAGAAAGCTGGGGGTGGAGCTGGAAGGAGCGGTGGATAGCTGTTCGCCCATGGGAGACCCGGGTTCACGCCCAGCCTATCGCCTCAAACAAGGCTCGAAACAAGAGCTGGAGGAAGGGGGCAAAATCTACAGACCCACAAGTCACGAAAATCCTGGTTTCAGTTCAACCCAATTCGTCTAATGGGGGAGCAACTACCAAGCAAGCTCCCACACTCTGTTGA
- the LOC127791377 gene encoding uncharacterized protein LOC127791377, translating to MAQRCSNSNGGIGNRSSRKLKQKRVPQRGLGVAQLERIREEEQRKKEAAAILSPNSLTLPSNSSSCFAVQSSPSFRPNPSIPNLDGLYPNSSVLLPKPPNDSNWPQLWNGEHNLEGENHRLELNRHGCVFSPNMNLVYESNSPIWPQPSSSSMVNVSSGTSSSSAMNYHQMEPPSNQSFYGSNNYTPMWAGAEKIVGMKRPCPFSVENPPCPSFPCKFPPGIVTPITRSAEAAPCDGAKAAIESHKLVFRQGSSSSNHVISELNPRKDTREDTDLRGDLLTLAPPTAALPHPSSKHKNRSVYLSPHGQGSSEFQSLQFQGRTEDPIQKTFQTWQATTTATSCNGEEGESLDLNLKL from the exons ATGGCTCAGAGGTGTAGCAATAGCAATGGCGGTATCGGGAATCGATCTTCAAGAAAGTTGAAGCAAAAGAGAGTCCCACAAAGAGGACTGGGTGTTGCTCAGCTTGAGAGGATTAGGGAAGAGGAACAGCGGAAGAAAGAGGCTGCTGCTATTTTGTCACCCAATTCACTTACTTTGCCAAGCAATTCTTCTTCGTGCTTTGCTGTTCAGTCCTCTCCCAGTTTCAGGCCTAACCCTTCAATCCCCAATTTGGATGGTTTGTATCCAAATTCTTCCGTGTTATTACCAAAGCCACCCAATGACAGTAATTGGCCCCAGTTGTGGAATGGTGAGCACAATCTCGAAGGAGAGAATCACAGGTTGGAATTGAATCGCCATGGATGtgtatttagtccaaatatgaATTTAGTTTATGAATCTAATAGCCCCATTTGGCCTcaaccttcttcttcatcaatg GTGAATGTCTCATCAGGGACTTCATCATCATCTGCGATGAATTATCATCAGATGGAGCCCCCTTCAAACCAAAGTTTCTATGGCAGCAACAACTACACACCCATGTGGGCAGGTGCAGAGAAG ATTGTTGGCATGAAGAGGCCATGTCCCTTCTCTGTAGAGAATCCACCATGCCCCTCTTTCCCCTGCAAATTTCCACCCGGCATTGTTACTCCCATCACCAGGTCAGCTGAAGCAGCTCCATGTGATGGAGCCAAAGCTGCCATTGAATCCCACAAACTAGTCTTCAG ACAAGGTTCTTCAAGCTCGAATCATGTCATTTCTGAGCTGAATCCGAGAAAAGATACTAGGGAAGACACGGATTTGCGCGGAGATTTGCTCACTCTGGCTCCTCCTACTGCAGCTCTTCCTCATCCTAGTTCAAAACACAAGAACCGGTCGGTGTACCTTAGCCCACATGGCCAAGGATCATCAGAGTTCCAATCTTTACAGTTTCAA GGAAGAACTGAAGACCCTATTCAGAAGACCTTTCAAACTTGGCAAGCAACAACCACAGCTACCAGCTGCAATGGTGAAGAAGGGGAAAGCCTGGACCTAAATCTGAAGTTGTAG
- the LOC127792360 gene encoding sodium/calcium exchanger NCL-like isoform X1: MDNRALAIVFLLIVCSTAEGRLITGERASDLVSDGVHDGSATAPLLIGLNPFRSSETCEQTYGFLPCTTTVLGNLFLILVYGYLMFRAATYLSTGSELLLEILGPGLIGGLFLPILGALPDAMLILVSGLSGTTETAQSQVSVGMGLLAGSTVMLLTLIWGTCMVNGKCDIENEDAMDGKDTRGFSLTGSGVSTDIWTKYAARIMAISIIPFLVVQLPQIMNSTSGRHLAILIALIVSLLLLVSYCLYQVFQPWIQLRKLEYARLKHVMSRILRHLKMRALGRLLKDDGSPNEKVIQKLFTAIDTDGDGYISSLELRAFIVGIRFDEINLDHDGATDKMMKDFDTSRDIKIDWPEFRAGISKWLEEAIRAADASPVRAAGPSTIKYLDHFHQQTKRAHDQLKFRRDEVTEGTEDEVTEGTEGVQNPRSTSIRAALYLLVGTAIAAAFADPLVDAVDNFSDATSIPTFFISFIALPFATNSSEAVSAIIFSSRKKERSASLTFSELYGAVTMNNVLCLSVFLALVYIRGLTWDFSSEVLIIVIVCLVMGAFASFRTTFPLWTSLVAFLLYPVSLGLVYVLDYVFGWS; encoded by the exons ATGGATAACAGAGCGCTCGCAATCGTCTTCCTCCTCATCGTGTGCTCAACAGCCGAGGGACGGCTAATTACCGGTGAGCGAGCGTCAGATCTCGTCTCCGATGGCGTCCACGATGGATCGGCCACTGCGCCGCTGCTTATAGGCTTAAATCCCTTCCGATCGTCGGAGACCTGCGAGCAGACGTATGGCTTCCTGCCGTGCACCACCACCGTTCTCGGCAACCTCTTCCTGATCCTCGTCTACGGCTACCTCATGTTCCGCGCGGCCACGTACCTCTCCACTGGAAGCGAGCTCTTGCTGGAGATCCTCGGGCCTGGTCTCATCGGCGGTCTCTTCCTCCCCATACTCGGAGCTCTTCCCGATGCCATGCTTATTCTCG TATCTGGACTCTCTGGAACTACAGAGACTGCTCAAAGTCAGGTCTCAGTTGGAATGGGCTTACTTGCTGGGTCTACGGTGATGCTCCTTACATTAATATGGGGAACATGCATGGTCAATGGCAAGTGTGACATCGAGAATGAAGATGCAATGGATGGAAAAGATACCCGGGGATTCAGCTTAACTG GTTCTGGTGTCAGCACCGACATCTGGACTAAATATGCTGCAAGAATCATGGCTATATCTATAATTCCATTTCTTGTTGTCCAACTACCACAAATTATGAATTCTACTTCAGGAAGACACCTAGCCATCTTGATAGCGTTAATTGTCTCACTGTTGTTGCTTGTTTCATATTGTCTGTACCAG GTTTTTCAGCCCTGGATCCAACTGAGAAAACTTGAGTACGCAAGGCTTAAACATGTAATGTCAAGAATTCTTAGGCATTTGAAGATGCGTGCACTAGGAAGGCTCCTCAAGGATGATGGTTCACCTAATGAAAAAGTTATACAGAA GCTATTTACAGCAATTGACACGGATGGCGATGGATATATTTCATCTCTTGAACTGAGAGCTTTCATTGTTGGAATCCGGTTCGATGAGATTAACTTGGATCATGACGGTGCCACGGACAAGATGATGAAGGATTTTGATACATCCCGTGATATAAAAATTGATTGGCCTGAGTTCCGTGCAGGAATCTCCAAATGGCTTGAAGAGGCTATACGCGCTGCTGATGCCTCTCCTGTTCGGGCTGCTGGCCCCAGCACAATTAAATATCTGGATCACTTCCACCAG CAAACTAAGAGAGCACATGACCAGTTGAAGTTTCGAAGGGACGAAGTCACTGAGGGCACTGAGGACGAAGTCACTGAGGGCACTGAGGGCGTTCAAAATCCTAGATCAACCTCTATCAGAGCAGCCTTGTATTTGCTGGTGGGGACTGCCATTGCAGCCGCCTTCGCTGATCCTCTGGTAGATGCTGTCGATAATTTCTCTGATGCCACAAGCATCCCTActttcttcatttcatttatcgCCCTGCCTTTTGCCACGAACTCCAGCGAGGCAGTATCAGCCATCATCTTTTCCTCCCGGAAAAAGGAGAGATCAGCCTCACTGACTTTCTCGGAG CTATATGGCGCAGTAACTATGAACAATGTCCTTTGTTTATCCGTCTTCTTAGCGCTGGTATACATCAGGGGACTGACGTGGGACTTCTCGTCCGAAGTTCTGATAATCGTCATCGTATGCCTTGTGATGGGCGCATTTGCAAGCTTCCGAACCACCTTCCCTCTGTGGACGTCTCTCGTGGCTTTCCTCCTCTATCCAGTATCCCTCGGGCTGGTGTACGTTCTTGATTACGTCTTCGGCTGGTCTTAG
- the LOC127792360 gene encoding sodium/calcium exchanger NCL-like isoform X2, translating to MDNRALAIVFLLIVCSTAEGRLITGERASDLVSDGVHDGSATAPLLIGLNPFRSSETCEQTYGFLPCTTTVLGNLFLILVYGYLMFRAATYLSTGSELLLEILGPGLIGGLFLPILGALPDAMLILVSGLSGTTETAQSQVSVGMGLLAGSTVMLLTLIWGTCMVNGKCDIENEDAMDGKDTRGFSLTGSGVSTDIWTKYAARIMAISIIPFLVVQLPQIMNSTSGRHLAILIALIVSLLLLVSYCLYQVFQPWIQLRKLEYARLKHVMSRILRHLKMRALGRLLKDDGSPNEKVIQKLFTAIDTDGDGYISSLELRAFIVGIRFDEINLDHDGATDKMMKDFDTSRDIKIDWPEFRAGISKWLEEAIRAADASPVRAAGPSTIKYLDHFHQQTKRAHDQLKFRRDEGTEGVQNPRSTSIRAALYLLVGTAIAAAFADPLVDAVDNFSDATSIPTFFISFIALPFATNSSEAVSAIIFSSRKKERSASLTFSELYGAVTMNNVLCLSVFLALVYIRGLTWDFSSEVLIIVIVCLVMGAFASFRTTFPLWTSLVAFLLYPVSLGLVYVLDYVFGWS from the exons ATGGATAACAGAGCGCTCGCAATCGTCTTCCTCCTCATCGTGTGCTCAACAGCCGAGGGACGGCTAATTACCGGTGAGCGAGCGTCAGATCTCGTCTCCGATGGCGTCCACGATGGATCGGCCACTGCGCCGCTGCTTATAGGCTTAAATCCCTTCCGATCGTCGGAGACCTGCGAGCAGACGTATGGCTTCCTGCCGTGCACCACCACCGTTCTCGGCAACCTCTTCCTGATCCTCGTCTACGGCTACCTCATGTTCCGCGCGGCCACGTACCTCTCCACTGGAAGCGAGCTCTTGCTGGAGATCCTCGGGCCTGGTCTCATCGGCGGTCTCTTCCTCCCCATACTCGGAGCTCTTCCCGATGCCATGCTTATTCTCG TATCTGGACTCTCTGGAACTACAGAGACTGCTCAAAGTCAGGTCTCAGTTGGAATGGGCTTACTTGCTGGGTCTACGGTGATGCTCCTTACATTAATATGGGGAACATGCATGGTCAATGGCAAGTGTGACATCGAGAATGAAGATGCAATGGATGGAAAAGATACCCGGGGATTCAGCTTAACTG GTTCTGGTGTCAGCACCGACATCTGGACTAAATATGCTGCAAGAATCATGGCTATATCTATAATTCCATTTCTTGTTGTCCAACTACCACAAATTATGAATTCTACTTCAGGAAGACACCTAGCCATCTTGATAGCGTTAATTGTCTCACTGTTGTTGCTTGTTTCATATTGTCTGTACCAG GTTTTTCAGCCCTGGATCCAACTGAGAAAACTTGAGTACGCAAGGCTTAAACATGTAATGTCAAGAATTCTTAGGCATTTGAAGATGCGTGCACTAGGAAGGCTCCTCAAGGATGATGGTTCACCTAATGAAAAAGTTATACAGAA GCTATTTACAGCAATTGACACGGATGGCGATGGATATATTTCATCTCTTGAACTGAGAGCTTTCATTGTTGGAATCCGGTTCGATGAGATTAACTTGGATCATGACGGTGCCACGGACAAGATGATGAAGGATTTTGATACATCCCGTGATATAAAAATTGATTGGCCTGAGTTCCGTGCAGGAATCTCCAAATGGCTTGAAGAGGCTATACGCGCTGCTGATGCCTCTCCTGTTCGGGCTGCTGGCCCCAGCACAATTAAATATCTGGATCACTTCCACCAG CAAACTAAGAGAGCACATGACCAGTTGAAGTTTCGAAGGGACGAA GGCACTGAGGGCGTTCAAAATCCTAGATCAACCTCTATCAGAGCAGCCTTGTATTTGCTGGTGGGGACTGCCATTGCAGCCGCCTTCGCTGATCCTCTGGTAGATGCTGTCGATAATTTCTCTGATGCCACAAGCATCCCTActttcttcatttcatttatcgCCCTGCCTTTTGCCACGAACTCCAGCGAGGCAGTATCAGCCATCATCTTTTCCTCCCGGAAAAAGGAGAGATCAGCCTCACTGACTTTCTCGGAG CTATATGGCGCAGTAACTATGAACAATGTCCTTTGTTTATCCGTCTTCTTAGCGCTGGTATACATCAGGGGACTGACGTGGGACTTCTCGTCCGAAGTTCTGATAATCGTCATCGTATGCCTTGTGATGGGCGCATTTGCAAGCTTCCGAACCACCTTCCCTCTGTGGACGTCTCTCGTGGCTTTCCTCCTCTATCCAGTATCCCTCGGGCTGGTGTACGTTCTTGATTACGTCTTCGGCTGGTCTTAG